The Pseudomonas eucalypticola genome has a window encoding:
- a CDS encoding MFS transporter yields MNAKPSPAPTAPLDKVTRGSAAFRAIAICMTLAGVSTFALMNCVQPLMPLFTQAFSITPAQASLSLSVNIGILGLLMPLASLVSERLGRKKVLVASLLTSGVVCVLSATADSWTTFLLYRALQGAAFSGVPAIAMAYIAEEIALSDSGYAAGVYVSGAAIGGMFGRVLAGFVADAWGWRTSLVATGAVGVASALLFTYLLPRSRHFVAQRTGLKPLLATYRLHLGNRALQRAYVTGFFMMGSLVMVYNFLGFRLTQAPFNLSPSLAGSLFLTYLAGIYASTLAGKLADRHGSKPVTIGSLGLCAAGAMLMLAPYLLLVLVGLVLFTVGYFATHSVANGAVSRHARTGKSQASTLYFMAFYAGGAVLGWVGGIAWAQSAWPGVTALLAAAIGLTLLLGLATQKSTPIPP; encoded by the coding sequence ATGAATGCCAAGCCTTCCCCTGCTCCAACCGCCCCCCTCGATAAAGTGACCCGCGGCAGCGCCGCATTCCGTGCCATCGCCATCTGCATGACGTTGGCGGGCGTGTCGACCTTCGCCCTGATGAATTGCGTGCAACCGCTGATGCCGCTGTTCACCCAGGCGTTTTCCATCACACCTGCCCAGGCCAGCCTGTCCCTGTCGGTGAACATCGGCATCCTGGGGCTCTTGATGCCGCTGGCCAGCCTGGTCTCCGAACGCCTGGGCCGCAAGAAGGTGCTGGTAGCCTCCTTGCTGACCTCCGGGGTGGTCTGCGTGCTGTCGGCCACTGCCGATAGCTGGACGACCTTTCTGCTTTACCGCGCGCTGCAAGGCGCGGCCTTCAGCGGGGTGCCGGCCATCGCGATGGCTTATATCGCCGAAGAGATCGCCCTGTCCGACTCCGGCTATGCGGCCGGCGTTTATGTCAGCGGCGCCGCCATCGGTGGCATGTTCGGCCGGGTACTGGCCGGTTTCGTGGCCGACGCCTGGGGCTGGCGCACCAGCCTGGTCGCCACGGGCGCGGTGGGTGTGGCCTCGGCCCTGTTGTTCACCTACCTGTTACCGCGCTCACGGCATTTCGTCGCGCAGCGCACGGGCTTGAAACCCTTACTGGCCACGTATCGACTGCACCTGGGAAACCGCGCGCTGCAGCGCGCCTACGTCACCGGTTTCTTCATGATGGGCAGCCTGGTGATGGTCTACAACTTCCTGGGCTTTCGCCTGACGCAGGCCCCCTTCAACCTGAGCCCTTCGCTGGCCGGCTCGCTGTTCCTGACTTACCTGGCCGGCATCTACGCCTCGACACTGGCCGGAAAACTGGCCGACCGGCACGGTTCGAAACCGGTGACCATAGGGTCGCTGGGGTTGTGCGCGGCGGGGGCGATGCTGATGCTGGCGCCTTACTTGCTGCTGGTTCTGGTGGGCCTGGTGCTGTTCACGGTCGGCTACTTCGCCACCCACTCGGTGGCCAACGGCGCGGTATCGCGCCATGCGCGCACGGGTAAATCCCAGGCATCGACCTTGTATTTCATGGCGTTCTACGCCGGCGGCGCCGTGCTGGGCTGGGTCGGCGGAATCGCCTGGGCGCAGTCGGCCTGGCCGGGTGTCACGGCACTGCTGGCCGCCGCGATCGGCCTGACCCTGCTATTGGGCCTGGCCACCCAGAAAAGCACCCCAATCCCGCCGTAG
- a CDS encoding heavy metal response regulator transcription factor, producing MHLLVVEDEAKTAQFLAKGLVESGFSVDVALNGLDGRHYIEEQAYDLIILDVMLPGLNGWQLLKLIRQRGDTPVLFLTAKDALEDRVRGLDLGADDYLVKPFAFVELLARVRTLLRRGPAREIEVYRIADLELDVLRRRVSRGGQRIALTNKEFALLHLLASRRGEVLSRTLIASQVWNLNFDSDTNMVEVAVRRLRAKVDDPYLPKLIHTVRGVGYQLDAPDE from the coding sequence ATGCATTTGCTGGTAGTGGAAGACGAAGCCAAGACGGCGCAATTCCTGGCCAAGGGCCTGGTTGAATCGGGGTTCAGCGTGGACGTGGCGCTCAATGGCCTGGATGGGCGGCATTACATCGAGGAGCAGGCCTACGACCTGATTATCCTCGACGTGATGTTGCCCGGCCTCAATGGCTGGCAGTTGCTCAAGTTGATTCGCCAGCGAGGGGACACGCCGGTGTTGTTCCTCACCGCCAAGGACGCCCTGGAAGACCGGGTGCGTGGCCTGGACCTGGGCGCCGATGATTATCTGGTCAAGCCGTTCGCGTTCGTGGAGTTGCTGGCCCGGGTGCGTACCCTGCTGCGCCGCGGGCCCGCGCGGGAGATTGAGGTGTACCGCATCGCCGACCTGGAGCTGGATGTGCTGCGCCGTCGGGTCAGCCGCGGCGGCCAGCGCATTGCCCTGACCAACAAGGAGTTCGCCCTGCTGCACCTGTTGGCCAGCCGCCGTGGTGAAGTGTTGTCGCGGACCCTGATCGCCTCGCAGGTGTGGAACCTGAATTTCGACAGCGACACCAACATGGTCGAAGTCGCCGTGCGCCGCTTGCGCGCGAAGGTCGATGACCCCTACCTGCCCAAGCTCATCCATACCGTGCGGGGCGTGGGCTATCAGTTGGATGCGCCCGATGAATGA
- a CDS encoding LacI family DNA-binding transcriptional regulator, whose product MAEQPLGHVWKGPTVNEIASLARVGPATVDRVLNNRPGVRDGTRLKVLAALEKLRRELADGKAAVRIRLFCDSGETFNATLAAAEAQVNSTTPGVVVQGHYVATNQVDPGAFADQVQAQGALADGVIVVSREHPAINRAVRKLCSLGIPVVCLTTDLPNSGRSAYVGNDQYAAGSVAGLLIGNALPKVAAKILLVTSVPFRCQQEREMGFRRVLRGEFAHLKIDERVISDDQPHTTAAQLSRYLDKHGTPAAIYNVAGANRGVAQALDSLTVPQRPLFVGHELTVHTRALLEAGLMSYVIAHDFVGELAAAVRWVKGAIDGAVAPPGPTQILIHTKFNCGA is encoded by the coding sequence ATGGCCGAACAACCCTTGGGGCACGTGTGGAAAGGTCCCACCGTCAACGAGATCGCCAGCCTGGCGAGGGTAGGGCCTGCCACCGTCGACCGCGTGCTCAACAACCGGCCGGGCGTGCGCGACGGGACGCGCCTGAAGGTGTTGGCGGCGCTGGAGAAACTGCGGCGTGAGCTGGCCGATGGCAAAGCGGCGGTGCGCATCCGCTTGTTCTGCGATTCGGGGGAAACCTTCAACGCGACCCTGGCGGCTGCCGAGGCCCAGGTGAACAGCACCACCCCTGGGGTCGTGGTGCAGGGCCACTACGTGGCGACCAACCAGGTAGACCCTGGCGCGTTCGCCGACCAGGTGCAGGCGCAGGGGGCGCTGGCCGATGGGGTGATCGTGGTCTCGCGCGAACACCCCGCCATCAACCGCGCCGTGCGCAAACTCTGCAGCCTGGGCATTCCCGTGGTCTGCCTGACCACCGACCTGCCCAACTCGGGGCGCAGCGCCTACGTGGGCAATGACCAATACGCCGCCGGTAGCGTTGCTGGCCTGCTGATCGGCAATGCCTTGCCCAAGGTGGCGGCCAAGATACTGCTGGTCACCAGCGTGCCGTTTCGCTGCCAGCAAGAGCGCGAGATGGGGTTCCGGCGGGTGCTGCGCGGAGAGTTCGCGCACCTCAAGATCGACGAGCGGGTGATTTCCGATGATCAGCCACACACCACCGCCGCGCAGTTGTCCCGCTACCTCGATAAGCATGGCACCCCGGCCGCCATCTACAACGTGGCGGGTGCCAACCGCGGCGTGGCTCAGGCCTTGGACAGCCTCACCGTGCCTCAGCGGCCGTTGTTCGTGGGGCACGAGCTGACCGTGCATACGCGGGCGCTGCTGGAGGCGGGGCTGATGAGCTACGTGATTGCCCATGATTTCGTCGGCGAACTGGCGGCTGCGGTGCGCTGGGTGAAAGGGGCCATCGACGGCGCCGTGGCGCCCCCGGGGCCGACGCAAATTCTGATTCATACCAAGTTCAATTGCGGCGCGTGA
- a CDS encoding IclR family transcriptional regulator, translated as MTHSECDRGGVQVIARAAAILRSLENEPSGLSLGAIAKKSGLPRSTVQRLVDALAHEQLLEVHGRGGVCLGPALMRLASHSHVDITQKARPYLEELSRVTGETAVLMGASGSELMILHSVVSPHALRVAPVAGNFLNIHATAGGKVLLAAMHDSVVTRLLGTELSPLTPKTPTLAQLLTQLEEIRQGEFAADFDEHTLGVGAIAIGLQTPQGHYAIDVVGPVWRMEPVTEAIKAALRTCRDELLDAMRSIA; from the coding sequence ATGACCCACTCTGAATGTGATCGTGGTGGCGTGCAGGTGATCGCGCGGGCGGCGGCGATTCTACGCAGCCTGGAGAACGAACCTTCGGGCCTGAGCCTGGGGGCCATCGCCAAGAAAAGCGGGCTGCCGCGCTCCACCGTGCAACGCCTGGTGGACGCGCTGGCGCATGAGCAGTTGCTGGAAGTGCATGGGCGCGGTGGCGTGTGCCTGGGGCCGGCGCTCATGCGCCTGGCGTCCCACAGCCATGTGGACATCACCCAGAAAGCCAGGCCCTACCTGGAGGAGTTGTCACGGGTGACCGGGGAGACGGCGGTATTGATGGGAGCCAGCGGCTCGGAACTGATGATTCTGCATTCGGTGGTGTCGCCGCATGCCCTGCGCGTGGCGCCGGTGGCCGGCAACTTCCTGAATATCCACGCCACCGCCGGCGGCAAGGTGCTGCTGGCGGCGATGCACGACAGTGTGGTGACCCGCTTGCTGGGCACCGAATTGTCGCCGCTGACGCCAAAGACCCCGACCCTGGCGCAGTTGCTCACGCAACTTGAAGAAATTCGCCAAGGTGAGTTTGCCGCCGATTTCGATGAACACACCCTGGGCGTGGGTGCCATCGCCATCGGCCTGCAGACACCCCAGGGCCACTACGCCATTGATGTAGTGGGGCCGGTGTGGCGCATGGAGCCGGTCACCGAGGCGATCAAGGCTGCGTTGCGCACCTGCCGTGATGAGCTGCTCGATGCCATGCGCAGCATCGCTTGA
- a CDS encoding heavy metal sensor histidine kinase: MNEPARGPSLAWRLATAFALVCALVLGVAGVFLYRSLEAELVYRDDQALLGRLEQVRALIQDSDSLDALQQRPRLYQNMLANQESLLLVNRADGTPVITINPWQQALPPLTPIVDPRSPLASDIQRWPGLVLLAGSTQGPRGESLTVVVGKRLAEREAMLASYRLRVYLAVGFGGLLAFALGLVLLRRALRPLGHLAATVAGIELRSLDRRLNLRGIPRELHEPVQALNGMLARLDDSFQRLSQFSADLAHEIRTPLHNLLGSNGLALSQPRSSADYQEVLASNLEEFERLNRMVENLLFLARADHGERLLNGQPIELHPLGEDLCAYFEALAEDRGLRLDNRLQGTLQADLQLLQRALANLLANAVRHATPGSTVILGGAQGRLFVSNQGERIGAAHVDKLFDRFYRVDPSRAAPGDSGGLGLAIVRSIMDLHGGTVEVSSDEQATVFSLVFPPIGHPSL, from the coding sequence ATGAATGAGCCGGCCCGTGGGCCGTCGCTGGCGTGGCGGCTGGCAACTGCGTTCGCCCTGGTCTGTGCGCTGGTGCTTGGGGTGGCAGGCGTGTTCCTGTACCGCAGCCTCGAAGCGGAACTGGTCTACCGCGATGACCAGGCGCTGCTGGGACGCCTGGAGCAGGTGCGGGCCCTGATCCAGGACAGCGACAGCCTCGACGCCTTGCAGCAGCGGCCACGGCTTTACCAGAACATGCTGGCCAACCAGGAAAGCCTGCTGCTGGTCAACCGCGCCGACGGCACGCCTGTGATCACCATCAACCCCTGGCAGCAGGCCTTGCCACCCCTGACGCCCATCGTTGACCCGCGCAGCCCCCTGGCCAGCGACATTCAGCGCTGGCCCGGCCTGGTGCTCCTGGCGGGCAGCACCCAAGGCCCGCGGGGTGAGTCGCTGACGGTGGTGGTGGGCAAGCGCCTGGCTGAACGCGAGGCCATGTTGGCCAGCTACCGGTTGCGGGTCTACCTGGCCGTGGGGTTTGGCGGGCTGCTGGCCTTTGCCCTGGGCCTGGTGCTGTTGCGACGGGCATTGCGGCCTCTGGGACACCTGGCGGCAACGGTCGCGGGCATCGAATTGCGTAGCCTCGACCGTCGTCTGAACCTGCGGGGCATCCCGCGCGAACTGCACGAACCGGTGCAGGCCCTCAATGGCATGCTGGCGCGTCTGGACGACAGCTTCCAGCGGTTGTCGCAGTTTTCCGCCGACCTGGCCCACGAAATTCGCACCCCCTTGCACAACCTGTTGGGCAGCAACGGCCTGGCCTTGAGCCAGCCGCGCAGCAGCGCCGACTACCAGGAAGTACTGGCTTCCAACCTCGAAGAATTCGAGCGGCTGAACCGCATGGTCGAAAACCTGTTGTTCCTCGCCCGCGCCGACCATGGCGAACGCCTGCTGAACGGCCAGCCCATCGAACTGCACCCTTTGGGTGAGGACTTGTGTGCTTATTTCGAAGCGCTGGCCGAGGACCGGGGGCTGCGACTGGACAACCGCCTGCAGGGTACCTTGCAGGCCGACCTGCAACTGCTGCAACGGGCTTTGGCCAACCTGCTGGCCAATGCCGTGCGCCACGCCACGCCGGGCAGCACCGTCATACTGGGTGGGGCGCAGGGCCGGCTGTTCGTCAGCAACCAGGGCGAGCGCATTGGTGCTGCTCATGTCGACAAATTGTTCGACCGGTTCTATCGCGTGGACCCCTCACGCGCGGCGCCGGGCGACTCCGGTGGCCTGGGCCTGGCGATCGTGCGTTCGATCATGGACCTGCATGGGGGAACTGTTGAGGTCAGCAGTGACGAGCAAGCGACAGTGTTCAGTCTGGTCTTTCCTCCGATTGGTCACCCGTCTTTGTAG
- a CDS encoding MFS transporter: MSAPTPPPAPAPFGWRLALGLVGVLLAALTSGINDRVTDTVLVDILGIYGLGHDEGTWISSAYAAAEVSAMLLSPWLAMTFSIRRYAVVVTCAFTAFGIMIPFAPNFESLVTLRVLQGLAGGALPPLLMTAALRFLPWHIKLYGLSAYALTATFGPNLATPLAALWTEGGDWRMVFWQIVPSCLIGAGLIAYGLPQDPLRLERFKQADWRGALLGVCGFSMLVVALTQGERLDWLDSPLISLVLLGAAVCLPLFLLNEWFHPLPLFKLQLLERRNFAFGITTLCLFLLLSLAGGAIPSLYLTEIKGYRYLQTMPTALLIALPQLLLAPLVALVINRNWVDSRYVMGSGLLLMAAACVGGSMLTTEWVRDDFYLLQIMHAFAQPMIVVPLLMNATGVIAPMEGPFASSMVNTLRGLFSVVGASALENFVTQREHLHSNTLLDGLGSRYQALTPLFPDHALASVAQRVREQAYVLSFSDAFLALLAVVAILLVVLLTLPKRAYPPQPPVSP; this comes from the coding sequence TTGTCAGCCCCTACTCCCCCTCCAGCGCCAGCCCCGTTCGGCTGGCGACTTGCCTTGGGCTTGGTCGGCGTTTTGCTCGCCGCCCTGACGTCAGGCATCAACGACCGCGTCACCGACACCGTGCTGGTCGATATTCTCGGTATCTATGGCCTGGGCCATGACGAAGGTACCTGGATCAGCTCAGCCTATGCCGCGGCGGAAGTCAGCGCCATGCTGCTGTCGCCCTGGCTGGCCATGACCTTTTCCATTCGCCGCTACGCCGTGGTGGTCACCTGCGCGTTCACGGCGTTCGGGATCATGATCCCCTTCGCCCCCAACTTCGAAAGCCTGGTGACGCTACGGGTGCTGCAGGGCCTGGCCGGGGGAGCGTTGCCGCCCTTGCTGATGACCGCCGCGCTGCGTTTTCTGCCCTGGCACATCAAGCTATACGGGTTGTCTGCCTACGCCCTGACCGCAACCTTCGGCCCCAACCTCGCCACCCCACTGGCCGCCCTGTGGACCGAGGGCGGTGACTGGCGGATGGTGTTCTGGCAGATCGTGCCCAGTTGCCTGATCGGCGCCGGCCTGATCGCCTACGGTTTACCCCAGGACCCGCTGCGCCTGGAGCGTTTCAAGCAGGCGGACTGGCGCGGTGCGCTGCTGGGTGTTTGTGGCTTCTCCATGCTGGTGGTGGCCCTGACCCAGGGCGAACGGCTCGATTGGCTCGATTCACCGTTGATTTCCCTGGTGTTGCTGGGCGCGGCCGTATGCCTGCCGCTGTTCCTGCTCAACGAATGGTTCCACCCGCTGCCGCTGTTCAAGCTGCAATTGCTGGAGCGACGCAACTTCGCCTTCGGCATCACCACCCTGTGCCTGTTTCTGTTGCTGTCCCTGGCCGGCGGCGCCATTCCGTCGCTGTACCTGACCGAGATCAAGGGCTACCGGTACCTGCAGACCATGCCCACGGCGCTGCTGATTGCCCTTCCGCAACTGCTGCTGGCGCCGCTGGTGGCGCTGGTGATCAACCGCAACTGGGTGGACTCGCGCTACGTGATGGGCAGCGGCCTGCTGTTGATGGCCGCCGCCTGCGTCGGTGGCTCGATGCTGACCACCGAATGGGTTCGTGATGACTTCTATCTGCTGCAGATCATGCACGCGTTCGCCCAGCCGATGATCGTGGTCCCGCTGCTGATGAACGCCACCGGCGTCATCGCACCCATGGAAGGGCCGTTCGCGTCGTCCATGGTCAATACCCTGCGCGGCCTGTTCTCGGTGGTGGGCGCGTCGGCCCTGGAAAACTTCGTCACCCAGCGCGAACACCTGCATTCCAACACCTTGCTCGACGGCCTGGGTAGCCGCTACCAGGCGCTGACCCCACTGTTTCCCGATCACGCCCTGGCCTCGGTGGCCCAGCGGGTACGCGAACAAGCGTATGTGCTGAGTTTCAGCGATGCCTTCCTGGCACTGCTGGCCGTCGTCGCCATTCTGCTTGTCGTGCTGCTGACCCTGCCCAAGCGCGCCTATCCACCGCAACCCCCGGTATCGCCATGA
- a CDS encoding GlcG/HbpS family heme-binding protein encodes MSLKPLLVCAALLAATQAHAALPQHPELDLASARRLVDAAPCQAAVSVLDRGGNPILAQRADGVGPHNADAARRKAYTALSTRTPTRLFAERARTNPEASNLNTLAELLLLGGGVPLFEGTQLVGAVGVAGAGGAQQDEQCATAAATALGLTIHP; translated from the coding sequence ATGTCGCTCAAACCCTTACTGGTGTGCGCCGCGCTGCTCGCCGCCACGCAGGCCCACGCCGCCTTGCCGCAGCACCCCGAACTGGACCTGGCCAGCGCTCGCCGCCTGGTGGACGCCGCACCCTGCCAGGCCGCCGTCAGCGTGCTGGACCGCGGTGGCAACCCCATCCTCGCCCAGCGCGCCGACGGCGTGGGTCCCCACAACGCCGACGCCGCGCGGCGCAAGGCCTACACGGCGCTGTCCACCCGCACGCCGACCCGGCTGTTCGCCGAGCGGGCGCGCACCAACCCCGAGGCCAGCAACCTCAACACCCTGGCCGAACTGTTGTTGCTGGGCGGCGGCGTGCCGCTGTTCGAAGGTACACAGCTGGTCGGCGCCGTGGGCGTGGCGGGTGCCGGCGGCGCCCAGCAGGACGAGCAATGCGCAACCGCCGCGGCCACCGCCCTGGGCCTGACCATTCACCCTTGA
- the uraH gene encoding hydroxyisourate hydrolase produces the protein MKQLILAVGLGALSGMAMAANPLSVHVLNLETGVPSSGVEVTLEQHVGPNWQMLAHGTTNEQGRIGELFPAGRTFEQGEYRVVFKTGDYYQRVGHETFFPEIPVIFKVRNTDQHYHIPLLLSPYGFSTYRGS, from the coding sequence ATGAAGCAACTGATTCTGGCCGTGGGCCTTGGCGCCCTGTCGGGCATGGCCATGGCGGCCAACCCCTTGAGCGTTCACGTGCTGAACCTGGAAACCGGCGTGCCCTCCTCCGGCGTGGAGGTGACCCTGGAGCAGCATGTGGGCCCGAACTGGCAGATGCTGGCCCACGGCACCACCAATGAGCAGGGCCGCATCGGCGAACTGTTCCCGGCCGGGCGTACGTTCGAGCAAGGTGAGTACCGCGTGGTGTTCAAGACCGGCGACTACTACCAGCGCGTCGGGCATGAGACCTTTTTTCCCGAGATACCGGTGATCTTCAAGGTGCGCAATACCGACCAGCACTACCATATCCCGCTGCTGCTCAGCCCTTACGGCTTCAGCACCTACCGGGGTTCGTGA
- a CDS encoding efflux transporter outer membrane subunit, whose product MKRTLVFLALASLGACSVGPDFKAPHAALPATWQDSVQGGSTLDGPADRQWWQQLGDPQLTALVEQATRDNLDVRTASNRLEQSRLLRQVTGSQQLPGVSATGAYKRARNSSVGVLDESNQNGEAPFELWSSAIDASWEVDLWGHVRRSVEAADAEVQLTEAQRNGVLLSIAAETASDYIQLRGVQAKLAVARQNLEIARQSNRLTQTRFENGVTTNLDTANSAAQVSTIEAVLPVLSAQQDRLINALSFLLGQAPRALRAQLIEAKAIPDPAPDVPVGLPSELAQRRPDIQASEAALHRATAAIGVAKADFYPRISLGASLGSQALDGANFGDWNSRTWSYGPSLYLPIFQGGRLTGTLALRERQEQQAAIDYQRVVLGAWHEVDDAMTDYSAEKQHYTALAEAVHQNTIALSTARDRYTQGAVDFINVLGVQRALLKTQSDLVDSATQAALDRVRLYRALGGGWPKA is encoded by the coding sequence ATGAAGCGCACCCTCGTCTTCCTCGCCCTGGCCAGCCTGGGCGCCTGCTCGGTGGGGCCGGACTTCAAGGCCCCGCACGCGGCATTGCCGGCCACCTGGCAGGACAGCGTGCAAGGCGGCTCGACCCTGGACGGCCCTGCCGACCGCCAGTGGTGGCAGCAACTGGGCGACCCGCAATTGACGGCACTGGTGGAGCAAGCCACCCGCGATAACCTCGACGTGCGCACGGCCAGCAACCGGCTGGAACAAAGTCGCCTGTTGCGGCAGGTGACCGGTAGCCAGCAATTGCCTGGGGTCAGCGCCACGGGCGCCTACAAGCGCGCCCGCAACAGCTCGGTCGGGGTACTGGACGAATCCAACCAGAACGGCGAGGCGCCCTTCGAGTTGTGGAGCAGCGCCATCGACGCCAGTTGGGAAGTCGACCTGTGGGGCCATGTGCGTCGCAGCGTCGAGGCCGCCGATGCCGAGGTGCAACTGACCGAGGCCCAGCGCAATGGCGTGCTCCTGAGCATCGCCGCCGAAACCGCCAGCGATTACATCCAGTTGCGCGGCGTGCAGGCGAAATTGGCGGTGGCCCGGCAGAACCTGGAAATAGCCCGGCAGAGTAACCGCCTGACCCAGACACGCTTCGAAAACGGCGTGACCACCAACCTCGACACCGCCAACTCCGCGGCCCAGGTATCGACCATTGAAGCCGTGTTGCCCGTGCTCAGCGCTCAGCAGGACCGGTTGATCAACGCCTTGAGTTTCTTGCTGGGCCAGGCGCCACGCGCCTTGCGCGCGCAGTTGATCGAGGCGAAAGCGATTCCGGACCCCGCCCCCGATGTCCCGGTGGGCCTGCCCTCCGAACTGGCGCAGCGGCGCCCCGACATTCAGGCCAGCGAAGCGGCGTTGCACCGTGCCACCGCGGCTATCGGGGTGGCCAAGGCCGATTTCTACCCGCGCATCAGCCTGGGCGCCAGCCTGGGCTCACAGGCGCTGGACGGCGCCAACTTCGGCGACTGGAATTCACGCACCTGGTCCTACGGCCCGAGCCTGTACCTGCCGATTTTCCAGGGTGGCCGTTTGACCGGCACGCTGGCCCTGCGCGAGCGTCAGGAACAACAGGCGGCCATCGACTACCAGCGCGTGGTGCTGGGGGCCTGGCATGAAGTCGACGATGCGATGACCGACTACTCGGCGGAAAAACAGCACTACACCGCGCTGGCCGAAGCCGTTCACCAGAACACCATCGCCCTGAGCACCGCGCGGGACCGTTACACCCAGGGTGCCGTGGACTTCATCAACGTGCTGGGCGTGCAGCGCGCGCTGCTCAAGACCCAGAGCGACCTGGTGGACAGCGCCACCCAGGCCGCCCTCGACCGGGTGCGCCTGTACCGCGCCCTGGGCGGCGGCTGGCCAAAAGCCTGA
- a CDS encoding HlyD family secretion protein has protein sequence MKQHRTALSLICTAVALCVVYTGYRVLSSSDIQNTDDAYVRADSVLIAPRVAGQVTQVTVQDNQPVKAGDLLAQLDDRDFLVAQAQAAANVQAAKAQLQNLQAGIERQAAVIEQAAATTRATAASLKFAQANAQRYLNLSNAGAGTQQERQKADADLQGWQASRDRDEASRVAASKTLEVLKAQLEVAKADLAKDQAALQQADLNLSYTRITAPQDGMVGQRSVRVGAYVAQGQPLMAVVPLNEAFVVANFRETQLARMSAHQAVELHVDSVPDHSFKGHIDSVAPATGVSFSQIAPDNATGNFTKVVQRIPVKIVFEQNQPDLDRLRIGMSVVASVDTAKGR, from the coding sequence ATGAAACAACACAGAACCGCCCTCAGCCTGATCTGCACCGCCGTCGCCCTGTGCGTCGTCTACACCGGCTACCGGGTGCTCAGTAGCAGTGACATACAGAACACCGACGACGCCTACGTCAGGGCAGACTCGGTATTGATCGCGCCCCGCGTCGCGGGCCAGGTCACCCAAGTCACGGTGCAGGACAACCAGCCGGTCAAGGCCGGCGACCTGCTGGCCCAGCTCGACGACCGTGATTTCCTGGTGGCCCAGGCGCAGGCCGCGGCCAATGTGCAGGCGGCCAAGGCCCAACTGCAGAACCTGCAGGCCGGCATTGAACGCCAGGCCGCGGTGATCGAGCAGGCGGCGGCCACCACACGCGCCACCGCCGCCTCGTTGAAGTTCGCCCAGGCCAATGCCCAGCGCTACCTGAACCTGTCCAATGCGGGCGCCGGCACCCAGCAGGAGCGCCAGAAGGCCGACGCCGACCTGCAGGGCTGGCAGGCATCGCGTGACCGTGACGAAGCCTCGCGCGTGGCCGCCAGCAAGACCCTGGAGGTACTCAAGGCCCAGCTGGAAGTGGCCAAGGCGGACCTGGCCAAGGACCAGGCCGCGCTGCAACAGGCTGACCTGAACCTGTCCTACACGCGCATCACCGCCCCCCAGGACGGCATGGTCGGGCAGCGCTCCGTGCGGGTGGGCGCCTACGTTGCCCAAGGGCAACCACTGATGGCCGTGGTACCGCTGAATGAAGCCTTCGTGGTGGCCAATTTTCGCGAAACCCAGCTGGCGCGCATGAGCGCGCACCAGGCGGTCGAGTTGCACGTCGACAGTGTCCCCGACCACAGCTTCAAGGGCCACATCGACAGCGTCGCCCCGGCGACCGGCGTGTCGTTCTCGCAGATCGCCCCGGACAACGCTACCGGCAACTTCACCAAGGTGGTGCAGCGCATTCCGGTGAAAATCGTCTTCGAACAGAACCAGCCTGACCTGGACCGCCTGCGCATTGGCATGTCGGTGGTGGCCAGCGTCGATACGGCGAAGGGGCGTTGA